A window of Cohnella herbarum contains these coding sequences:
- a CDS encoding glycosyltransferase: protein MISVIMPTFNKAAYLNLTLASFVRQTSKDYEIVLIDDGSGDGTQAIADNYKNKLNLIRLKQANLGRSAARNKGISASSGEYLLFNDDDRIVRGDFIERHQSALSREANTVHIGGKGRVLTIWRRNQLIMQGQDRRKLAEQLGDRWHRVRRKTYAELASAEEVETNFEHTIERLFLGKEFESNHALGVPIDRIEDFRLKWMLGTTANLSVRKDAVVEAGMFDTEFRGWGMEDSELCYRLVRNGLALKECPEAFNYHQIHPIGRKFWINPTLSISRMNELKRNIDYFHAKFGTPASYIFRRAFYDNIPTLLANEILIQFEGALGESGTVEDWDSLYRTIMRSRRNRSLGARFGIRSRG from the coding sequence GTGATTAGCGTTATTATGCCGACATTCAATAAAGCCGCCTATTTGAATCTGACTTTAGCCTCGTTCGTACGGCAAACTTCCAAGGATTACGAAATCGTCCTGATCGACGACGGCAGCGGAGATGGCACGCAAGCCATCGCGGACAATTACAAGAACAAGCTGAATTTGATCCGCTTGAAACAGGCTAACCTGGGGCGATCGGCAGCGAGGAATAAGGGGATTTCCGCTAGCTCGGGGGAGTATCTACTGTTTAACGATGACGATCGTATCGTTCGGGGCGATTTTATCGAACGGCATCAATCGGCACTCTCAAGAGAAGCAAATACCGTTCATATCGGCGGCAAAGGTCGGGTACTAACGATCTGGCGGCGAAATCAGTTGATCATGCAAGGCCAAGACCGTCGAAAGTTAGCGGAGCAGCTAGGCGATCGTTGGCATCGCGTTCGCAGGAAGACGTATGCGGAGCTTGCGTCGGCAGAGGAAGTGGAGACGAATTTCGAGCATACCATCGAACGTTTGTTTCTGGGCAAAGAGTTCGAATCGAATCATGCGTTAGGGGTTCCAATAGATCGGATAGAAGACTTTCGCCTGAAGTGGATGCTAGGCACAACGGCTAATTTGTCCGTGAGAAAAGATGCCGTAGTCGAAGCGGGGATGTTCGATACGGAGTTCAGAGGTTGGGGAATGGAGGACTCCGAGCTCTGCTACAGGCTGGTAAGGAACGGATTGGCGCTAAAAGAATGTCCCGAGGCGTTCAATTATCATCAAATTCATCCGATCGGTCGAAAGTTCTGGATTAATCCGACGTTGAGCATTTCACGTATGAACGAGCTAAAAAGAAACATCGATTATTTTCACGCCAAATTCGGAACGCCCGCCAGTTATATTTTTCGCAGAGCGTTTTACGATAATATTCCTACTTTGCTCGCGAACGAGATATTAATTCAATTCGAAGGCGCATTAGGCGAATCAGGTACCGTCGAGGATTGGGACTCGCTGTATCGTACGATCATGAGGAGCAGAAGAAACCGGTCGTTAGGAGCGAGGTTTGGTATTAGATCGAGAGGGTAG